The proteins below come from a single Cannabis sativa cultivar Pink pepper isolate KNU-18-1 chromosome 3, ASM2916894v1, whole genome shotgun sequence genomic window:
- the LOC133036036 gene encoding uncharacterized protein LOC133036036 encodes MSFGQGEKPSLKHFHVCGCLAEARPSRLNEKKLEPKTVRNYFIGYSKQSRGFKFYDPKVRNTFETGIAKFFEDIEFWERNIVKDFVFEEDLESTTPLEDVLISIALVGFDNVQDSNPNIDQVLDQEQPNIVNQTAEVQTEQP; translated from the coding sequence atgagctttggacaaGGCGAAAAGCCTAGTCTTAAGCACTTTCATGTTTGTGGATGTCTAGCTGAGGCTAGGCCTTCCAGGCTAAATGAAAAGAAGCTGGAACCTAAAACTGTGAGGAACTACTTTATTGGATATTCTAAGCAATCTAGGGGTttcaagttttatgatcccaaagTAAGGAATACATTTGAAACGGGAATTGCAAAGTTCTTTGAGGATATTGAGTTTTGGGAGAGAAATATTGTTAAAGACTTTGTTTTTGAGGAGGATTTAGAATCAACCACTCCTCTTGAAGATGTGTTGATTTCTATTGCATTAGTTGGTTTTGACAATGTTCAGGATTCCAATCCAAATATTGATCAAGTTTTAGATCAAGAGCAACCAAACATTGTCAATCAAACCGCAGAGGTACAAACTGAACAACCTTAA